Proteins co-encoded in one Anabas testudineus chromosome 8, fAnaTes1.2, whole genome shotgun sequence genomic window:
- the rnf25 gene encoding LOW QUALITY PROTEIN: E3 ubiquitin-protein ligase RNF25 (The sequence of the model RefSeq protein was modified relative to this genomic sequence to represent the inferred CDS: deleted 1 base in 1 codon), whose product MAAESDVLSEIEVLQSIYLDELLVNKREDGGWEVSLVLYPSTAEDSVSQFVRLTLTLTLDQQYPSSSPAISIHNPRGLSDDKLISVRKCLQLEAQSCLGSPVLYQLIEKAKEILTESNIPHGNCVICLYGFKEGESFTKTSCYHYFHSHCLGRYISHSERELRQREKELEEDKTRDRADYQELTVVCPVCREPLAYDMDQLLSCPAPQLPELDEEAISSDFQQTWCELQKLLERQRSKGGIIDPEVESNRFLIHINEVPPIAENENLDVDAPPGPTLPSTSNTPSDETGVRADQFVPDLPHCRGGQGQRHQNQVRGPRRGGRSRPHNGRAAPITEQLDKISLSSDCAERPIKAKAQVNHGQMMQVSAELCQTKMSGEVYSEQQEMQLPPGDQPVFKSALEAECPKDAADSAGNHGHRGRRRGPHRSVPHSGGPGQHDTTGTDELREAGEGPITCTAEVEGPSGVMAGVSNTRWWREKGEGRRCYDKGQKEGQ is encoded by the exons ATGGCAGCGGAGAGCGA TGTGCTGTCAGAAATCGAGGTGCTGCAGTCCATATACCTGGATGAACTGCTGGTCAACAAGAGAGAAGACGG GGGCTGGGAGGTGAGCCTAGTCCTGTACCCGTCCACTGCAGAGGACTCTGTGTCCCAGTTTGTCCGACTCACTTTGACATTGACGCTGGACCAGCAG TACCCGTCGTCTTCTCCAGCTATCTCCATTCATAACCCACGGGGACTTTCTGATGACAAGCTCATCAG TGTCCGAAAGTGTCTTCAGTTGGAGGCTCAGTCCTGTCTGGGTTCACCAGTCTTGTATCAGCTCATTGAG aaagcaaaagaaatcCTGACTGAAAGCAATATTCCTCATGGGAATTGTGTTATTTGCCTCTATGGATTTAAG GAGGGAGAGTCGTTCACCAAGACGAGCTGCTACCACTACTTTCACTCTCACTGCCTTGGTCGCTACATCAGCCACTCTGAAAGGGAGCTCCGGCAGAGGGAGAAGGAGTTGGAGGAGGACAAGaccagagacagagcagactATCAG GAGCTGACTGTGGTGTGTCCAGTATGTAGAGAACCTCTGGCCTATGATATGGATCAGCTTTTGTCATGCCCGGCGCCGCAGCTGCCTGAG CTGGACGAGGAAGCAATCAGCTCAGACTTTCAGCAGACGTGGTGTGAACTGCAAAAGCTTTTAGAAAGACAGAGGAGTAAAGGTGGAATCATCGACCCAGAGGTGGAGTCAAACCGTTTCCTGATCCATATCAATGAG GTTCCACCTAttgctgaaaatgaaaacctgGATGTAGATGCCCCTCCTGGTCCCACACTACCCTCCACTTCTAATACCCCCAGTGATGAAACTGGTGTCAGAGCAGACCAGTTTGTTCCTGACCTCCCCCACTGTAGAGGTGGTCAGGGCCAGAGGCATCAGAACCAGGTGAGGGGCCCAAGGAGAGGAGGCAGATCTAGACCACACAACGGGAGAGCTGCCCCCATCACAGAGCAGCTGGACAAAATCTCTCTGTCATCAGACTGTGCTGAAAGACCAATAAAAGCCAAAGCTCAGGTTAATCACGGCCAAATGATGCAAGTAAGTGCAGAATTATGTCAGACGAAGATGAGCGGGGAGGTTTACTCAGAGCAACAAGAGATGCAGTTGCCTCCAGGTGATCAGCCAGTGTTCAAGTCGGCTTTGGAAGCAGAATGCCCAAAAGATGCGGCAGACTCTGCAGGCAACCACGGTCATCGTGGAAGGAGAAGGGGCCCTCACCGATCTGTCCCACACAGTGGGGGCCCT GGTCAGCACGATACCACTGGGACGGACGAGCTTCGAGAAGCAGGGGAGGGGCCAATAACCTGTACAGCAGAGGTGGAGGGCCCCTCCGGGGTCATGGCAGGGGTGTCCAACACAAGgtggtggagagagaaaggggaaggGAGGAGGTGCTATGACAAAGGGCAAAAGGAGGGCCAGTGA
- the kat8 gene encoding histone acetyltransferase KAT8, protein MTGGTEFHKGYDNKDPDPRMDVDMDSSHLENERGELDRSIPAACSSNGSGGEEDEAEAVGRAREAGGSSSQHNPGGGGGVPGGREQEVSVEIGETYLCQRADKTWHTAEVIQSRLNEQEGREEFYVHYVGFNRRLDEWVGKSRLALTKTVKDAVRKSTEIGGVGDLGDQPERKITRNQKRKHDEINHVQKTYAEMDPTTAALEKEHEAITKVKYVDKIQIGNFEIDAWYFSPFPEDYGKQPKLWICEYCLKYMKYEKTFRHHLSHCQWRQPPGKEIYRRSNISVYEVDGRDHKIYCQNLCLLAKLFLDHKTLYFDVEPFIFYILTEVNKQGAHIVGYFSKEKESPDGNNVACILTLPPYQRRGYGKFLIAFSYELSKLESTVGSPEKPLSDLGKLSYRSYWSWVLLEILRDFRGTLSIKDLSQMTSITQSDIISTLQSLNMVKYWKGQHVICVTPKLVEEHLKSAQYKKPPITVDTTCLKWAPPKNKQAKLSKK, encoded by the exons ATGACCGGCGGGACCGAGTTTCACAAGGGCTACGATAACAAGGACCCGGACCCTCGAATGGATGTAGACATGGATTCAAGTCATCTCGAAAACGAGCGGGGGGAGCTGGACAGGAGCATCCCGGCTGCGTGCTCTTCTAACGGCAGCGGCGGGGAAGAGGACGAGGCGGAGGCCGTCGGTCGTGCGAGGGAAGCCGGGGGCTCCAGTAGTCAGCACAACccgggaggaggaggaggggtgccGGGGGGCAGGGAGCAGGAGGTGTCGGTCGAAATTGGAGAGACGTATTTATGTCAAAGAGCCGACAAGACATGGC ATACAGCTGAGGTTATTCAATCCCGGCTGAATGAGCAGGAGGGCAGAGAGGAGTTCTATGTTCACTATGTAGGAT TCAATAGGCGCCTAGATGAGTGGGTGGGTAAGTCCCGTCTAGCACTTACCAAGACAGTGAAGGACGCAGTGAGAAAGAGCACAGAGATTGGAGGTGTTGGTGATTTGGGTGACCAGCCTGAAAGAAAGATCACTCGCAACCAGAAGCGAAAACACGATGAGATCAACCATGTGCAGAAG ACATATGCAGAGATGGACCCAACAACTGCTGCACTGGAGAAGGAGCATGAGGCG ATCACTAAAGTAAAATATGTGGATAAGATCCAGATTGGAAACTTTGAAATTGATGCCTGGTACTTCTCACCGTTTCCTGAAGACTATGGCAAGCAGCCCAAACTGTGGATCTGCGAGTACTGCCTTAAATACATGAAGTATGAGAAGACCTTCAGACATCACCTG TCCCACTGTCAGTGGAGGCAGCCACCAGGAAAAGAAATATACAGAAGGAGCAACATATCAGTGTATGAGGTGGATGGTCGGGACCACAAA ATCTATTGTCAGAATCTTTGTCTACTAGCAAAACTATTTCTTGACCACAAGACATTATATTTTGACGTGGAGCCGTTTATCTTCTACATTCTCACTGAAGTCAACAAACAGGGAGCACACATTGTTGGTTACTTTTCCAAA GAGAAAGAGTCTCCAGATGGGAATAATGTGGCATGTATCCTCACACTCCCACCTTATCAACGCAGAGGCTATGGAAAGTTCCTCATAGCTTTCA gtTATGAGCTGTCTAAGCTGGAGAGTACAGTTGGTTCTCCAGAGAAGCCTCTGTCTGATCTTGGGAAGCTGAGCTACAGAAGTTACTGGTCCTGGGTTCTCTTGGAGATCCTGAGGGACTTCAGAGGAACACTGTCAATCAAAGATCTCAG CCAGATGACTAGCATCACGCAGAGTGACATCATCAGTACGCTGCAGTCACTCAACATGGTGAAATACTGGAAAGGTCAACACGTTATCTGTGTGACACCCAAACTGGTGGAGGAGCATCTGAAAAGCGCCCAGTACAAGAAACCACCAATTACTG TGGACACAACATGTTTAAAGTGGGCGCCCCCCAAAAATAAACAAGCCAAGTTGTCCAAGAAGTGA
- the LOC113172227 gene encoding xylosyltransferase 1-like has product MNGNPCARKLARRSGSALLVAALAVLLVQTLIVWNFSSLDSAGGDGETRSREKREDRSGGLNKAGREPPRRGLQRKDDPPLPLRKPSIRHKLRADIYHSHRPEEKFRLDSNNNENSVPKDFDTIDSNSNLGARSANDQRQQEPVGKARHKLDKAQAQSILEKSANEVLKYPPIQPRAINHSHNHTHIHKPHPQVPTVPAPVQGFSQHPLFNQSKKSARSLPSDLETRKEPLQCDISGKEAISALSRAKSRECRQQIVEVYCKHKERLLMPEKVPRYCPIEGKANVNVQWDEGPSDSAPPVSVRIAFVLVVHGRASRQFQRFFKAIYHTSHYYYIHVDQRSNYLHREVLSMANLYPNVRVTSWRMATIWGGASLLTMYLHSMEDLLKMTDWSWDFFINLSAADYPIRTNEQLVTFLSKYRNMNFIKSHGRDNARFIRKQGLDRLFYECDTHMWRLGDRKIPEGIAVDGGSDWFLLNRAFVDYVVNSRDELVTRMKRFYAYTLLPAESFFHTVLENSAHCETMVDNNLRLTNWNRKLGCKCQYKHIVDWCGCSPNDFKPSDMPRFQQASRPTFFARKFEASVSQEVISQLDSYLFGEYASDTPGLHAYWENIYEEETDGLASLSDSLLSHYHAFARMGLSRATSSLQGHPNDNSCRYVAMSHPVSVHLYFLADQFQGYLVRHVATNRASAQLESLETWVTPRDHFALANPPHPNNRLTHIQVGADWDPKERLFRNWGGLLGPEDEPVAVQRWSRGQSNLTATIVWIDPTNVIAATYDILVDASAEVTHYRPPLTPPLRPGLWTLRVLHHWNPLGQTRFIVAPLEFHKQQPIEQVDALRLHGGPARNSYMEQSFHGLNPVLQLPVSLGAVEEAEANAGLTGAPLHRWLDRLLEGHWSASDVCSMGPSACPVMQRCHLTVWSAASPDPKSKLSPPREDGRIR; this is encoded by the exons GACATCTACCACTCTCACCGCCCTGAAGAGAAATTTCGCCTCGACAGCAACAATAATGAGAACTCAGTCCCCAAAGACTTTGACACCATTGACAGCAACAGCAACTTGGGTGCACGATCTGCCAATGATCAGCGCCAACAAGAGCCTGTTGGAAAGGCCCGACACAAGCTAGATAAGGCCCAAGCACAGAGCATTCTGGAAAAATCTGCTAATGAGGTCCTTAAGTATCCTCCCATCCAACCCAGGGCAATCAACCACAGTCACAACCACACCCATATCCATAAACCTCACCCCCAGGTGCCCACTGTTCCTGCACCAGTTCAGGGATTTAGTCAGCATCCACTGTTCAACCAGTCGAAGAAGTCAGCCAGAAGTCTGCCGTCTGATTTGGAGACGAGAAAAGAGCCATTGCAGTGTGATATCAGTGGGAAAGAAGCCATTTCTGCTCTGTCTAGAGCCAAGAGTCGAGAGTGTCGGCAGCAGATAGTGGAGGTTTACTGCAAACACAAGGAGAGGCTGCTGATGCCTGAGAAAGTGCCTCGGTACTGCCCCATAGAAG GTAAGGCTAACGTGAATGTACAGTGGGATGAGGGCCCCTCAGATTCTGCCCCACCTGTGTCTGTACGGATTGCCTTTGTCCTGGTCGTACATGGCCGAGCCTCACGTCAGTTCCAGCGTTTCTTCAAAGCCATCTACCACACTTCACACTACTACTACATCCATGTAGACCAG aGGTCCAACTACCTCCACAGAGAAGTTCTGTCTATGGCTAACCTGTATCCAAATGTACGGGTTACTTCTTGGCGAATGGCCACAATCTGGGGTGGAGCCAGCCTGTTGACTATGTACTTACACAGCATGGAGGACCTTCTCAAAATGACTGACTGGTCCTGGGACTTCTTCATCAACCTCAGTGCTGCAGACTACCCCATCAG GACCAATGAGCAGCTCGTGACTTTCCTGTCTAAATACCGTAACATGAACTTCATCAAATCTCATGGCAGAGACAATGCACG TTTTATCCGTAAGCAGGGTCTAGATCGTCTCTTCTATGAGTGTGACACCCACATGTGGCGGCTTGGGGACCGTAAGATCCCAGAGGGCATTGCTGTGGACGGAGGATCAGATTGGTTCTTGCTTAACCGCGCCTTTGTGGATTATGTGGTCAACTCCAGAGACGAGCTGGTCACCAGAATGAAGCGATTCTACGCCTACACACTGCTGCCTGCtgag tcatttttccaCACCGTGCTGGAGAACAGCGCTCACTGTGAGACCATGGTGGACAACAACCTGCGGCTCACCAACTGGAACCGCAAACTGGGATGTAAATGCCAGTATAAGCACAttgtggactggtgtggctGCTCGCCAAATGACTTCAAGCCCTCAGATATGCCGCGCTTTCAG CAAGCATCCAGACCCACCTTCTTTGCCAGGAAGTTTGAGGCTAGTGTCAGTCAAGAAGTTATCAGTCAGTTGGATTCCTACTTATTTGGAGAATATGCCTCAGATACCCCTGGTCTCCATGCCTACTGGGAAAACATCTATGAGGAAGAAACGGATGGCCTTGCCAGCCTATCGGACTCCTTGCTCAGCCACTACCACGCCTTCGCTCGAATGGGACTGTCCCGCGCTACCAGCTCACTGCAGGGGCATCCCAACGACAACAGCTGCAG gtATGTGGCTATGAGTCACCCGGTGTCAGTCCACCTCTACTTCCTTGCAGACCAGTTCCAGGGCTACCTGGTGCGACATGTGGCCACTAACCGAGCCTCTGCACAGCTGGAGAGCTTGGAGACCTGGGTGACACCCAGAGACCACTTCGCTCTGGCCAACCCACCTCACCCCAACAACAGGCTGACACATATCCAG GTTGGTGCAGATTGGGATCCAAAGGAGCGTCTATTCAGGAACTGGGGCGGTCTGCTGGGGCCTGAGGATGAGCCAGTGGCCGTTCAGCGCTGGAGCCGAGGCCAGAGCAACCTGACCGCCACAATCGTGTGGATTGACCCCACCAATGTTATCGCAGCCACTTACGATATCCTGGTGGATGCCTCCGCTGAAGTCACACACTACCGGCCTCCCCTCACTCCTCCGCTGAGGCCCGGCCTGTGGACGCTGCGGGTCCTGCACCACTGGAACCCACTGGGTCAGACCAGGTTTATTGTGGCTCCACTGGAGTTCCACAAACAACAGCCTATAGAACAAG TGGATGCTCTGCGATTGCATGGTGGCCCAGCCAGAAACTCCTACATGGAACAGAGCTTTCACGGCCTGAACCCAGTGCTGCAGCTGCCGGTGAGTCTGGGCGCTGTGGAGGAGGCAGAGGCCAATGCGGGTCTGACGGGGGCGCCGCTGCATCGCTGGCTGGACCGACTGCTGGAAGGCCACTGGTCCGCCTCAGATGTCTGCTCAATGGGCCCCAGTGCCTGTCCTGTCATGCAGCGATGCCACCTCACTGTTTGGAGCGCCGCCAGCCCTGACCCAAAATCTAAACTGAGCCCACCCAGAGAGGACGGACGAATCAGGTAG